Proteins from a single region of Belliella baltica DSM 15883:
- a CDS encoding helix-turn-helix domain-containing protein — protein MKQPELGLKIQEWRKAKGLTQEELVERCNLNVRTIQRIEAGEVTPRSYTIKAIMEVLDVSHVEALDYLPKQEEMNFSSLSKKIFLLAGIAGIIYFFISIIEFYWDGSVFMESGIELPDYYVVLKVFVFISLFFYVFGFVRLGKELGSKLIQIGSILFIIINLGIIGADIFYSEQYLMDYKLFGVFKIFSLGVSLIPLSIGLISVQNKMGSIFLVAGVVGLFTALLFCTVLFSMYGLILLTAFDILCIYLLFSIYSKKEYFNGAENENGTLVLS, from the coding sequence ATGAAACAACCAGAACTCGGCCTCAAAATCCAAGAATGGAGAAAAGCCAAAGGATTGACTCAAGAAGAGCTTGTGGAGCGTTGCAACCTCAATGTTCGCACCATTCAAAGAATAGAAGCTGGAGAAGTCACTCCTAGATCTTATACGATTAAGGCTATTATGGAAGTCTTAGATGTTAGTCATGTAGAAGCCTTGGACTATCTCCCGAAACAAGAAGAAATGAATTTTTCATCTTTATCCAAGAAAATATTCTTACTAGCAGGGATAGCAGGAATCATTTACTTTTTCATTTCAATTATAGAGTTTTATTGGGATGGAAGTGTTTTTATGGAGTCAGGCATAGAGTTGCCTGATTATTATGTTGTTCTTAAAGTTTTTGTTTTTATATCCTTATTCTTTTATGTTTTTGGGTTTGTAAGACTTGGGAAAGAGCTCGGATCAAAACTAATTCAAATTGGATCAATTTTATTCATCATAATTAATTTAGGAATTATTGGAGCAGATATTTTTTATTCAGAACAATACTTAATGGATTACAAACTATTCGGAGTTTTTAAAATATTTAGTCTCGGTGTTTCACTGATACCTTTATCAATTGGTTTGATTTCTGTTCAAAATAAAATGGGTTCTATATTTCTAGTGGCTGGTGTTGTTGGGTTATTCACTGCACTTCTATTTTGTACTGTGCTTTTCAGTATGTATGGATTGATATTGCTAACAGCCTTTGATATTTTGTGCATCTATTTATTGTTTTCAATTTATAGTAAGAAAGAGTATTTTAACGGTGCTGAGAATGAAAATGGAACATTGGTTCTATCTTAA
- a CDS encoding arginine decarboxylase — MNKYIDLIQQTFDFPTKEFKVENNKLHFNGVNLMDIINTYGTPLKLTYLPKISENIQNAKTFFGNAIEKHEYKGKYTYCYCTKSSHFSFVLNEALKNDIHIETSSTFDIPLVRSLYEQGKITKQTYIVCNGFKRDLYKQYITELLNDGFVNCVPVLDNLTEIDYYLEHVKVPFQVGIRIAADEEPKFGFYTSRLGVRYNDILSLYEEKIKDNPNVSLKMLHFFINSGIRDTAYYWSELTRFIQKYVDLKKIAPSLDTMDVGGGWPIKTNVFFDYDYQYMAEQIIKNIKWMCAKNNTIEPHIFTEFGSYTVGESGAVLYSILDEKLQNDKELWYMIDGSFITQLPDSWGLNQKYIMLAVNNWQEEYHNINLGGLTCDSMDYYNSEAHQFNIYLPNPKEGKKQYIGFFHTGAYQESLGGYGGIQHCLIPAPKHVIIDRDTDGSIKHWLFAPEQTSESMLKTLGYK; from the coding sequence ATGAATAAATACATTGACCTAATCCAACAAACTTTTGATTTTCCTACCAAAGAATTTAAAGTTGAAAATAACAAGCTTCATTTTAATGGTGTCAATTTGATGGATATCATCAATACTTATGGCACGCCCTTGAAGCTCACGTATTTGCCAAAAATCTCTGAGAATATCCAAAACGCCAAAACATTTTTTGGAAATGCTATAGAAAAGCACGAATACAAAGGCAAGTATACCTATTGTTATTGTACCAAATCTTCACATTTCAGCTTTGTTCTGAATGAAGCTTTGAAAAATGACATTCATATTGAAACTTCTTCCACATTTGATATTCCTTTGGTTAGGAGTCTTTATGAACAAGGCAAAATCACAAAACAGACTTATATCGTATGCAATGGTTTCAAAAGAGACCTTTATAAGCAATACATCACCGAATTATTGAATGACGGTTTTGTAAATTGTGTACCTGTTTTGGATAACTTGACCGAGATCGATTACTATCTCGAGCATGTCAAAGTTCCGTTTCAGGTAGGTATTAGAATTGCTGCAGACGAAGAACCTAAATTTGGCTTTTATACTTCAAGACTTGGAGTAAGGTACAATGATATTTTGAGTCTTTACGAAGAAAAAATAAAAGACAATCCAAATGTTTCTTTAAAGATGCTTCACTTTTTCATCAATTCTGGAATTAGAGATACGGCCTACTATTGGTCGGAGTTAACTCGATTTATTCAGAAATATGTCGATTTGAAGAAAATCGCACCTAGCCTTGATACCATGGATGTTGGTGGTGGTTGGCCGATCAAGACGAATGTCTTTTTCGATTATGACTATCAATATATGGCTGAGCAGATTATTAAAAACATCAAGTGGATGTGTGCTAAGAATAATACTATTGAACCTCATATTTTCACTGAATTTGGGAGCTATACAGTAGGGGAAAGCGGAGCAGTTTTGTATTCTATTTTGGACGAAAAACTCCAAAACGACAAAGAGCTTTGGTATATGATTGACGGAAGTTTTATTACCCAACTTCCAGATAGCTGGGGACTGAATCAAAAATACATCATGCTTGCAGTAAACAATTGGCAGGAAGAATATCACAACATTAATCTTGGTGGATTGACTTGTGACAGCATGGATTATTACAATTCCGAAGCACATCAATTCAATATTTATTTACCTAATCCAAAAGAAGGCAAAAAGCAATACATCGGGTTCTTTCATACGGGTGCTTATCAAGAATCCTTAGGTGGCTACGGAGGCATACAGCACTGTTTGATTCCTGCGCCAAAGCATGTGATCATTGATAGAGATACTGATGGAAGTATCAAGCACTGGCTTTTTGCTCCTGAGCAGACTAGCGAGAGTATGTTAAAGACACTTGGGTATAAGTAG
- a CDS encoding MFS transporter has protein sequence MSNNDLVARAFDLITDEGEERACEAIPDSACHETPGNYFKNVFSGALSKLAEQLVSPGTTLPWIFSALGVPNLFSGALVPIKDAGSLLPQLFVSAKIRNYAVRKWFWIVPALIQAIALAAMAFVVLNTEQTTAGILILSLLLLFSIASGVASISFKDVIAKTIPKGKRGQLLAARSTIGGVLTLIAGIFVLQDLQGENDNSLLFWLVMSGAILWVLSALIFASIREESGSTTGGRSPINELEKAWGFWKDDVNLRRFIFTRGLLMAIPLAQPFFVILGKEELENEVSNLGIMVIAAGIASIVSSPFWGRFADQSSRKLMVWVSVLGIVNISLMALFPIWPDAFKNIYTFAGLFLIQVMAHGGARLSRKTYLVDFAPEKERPLYFSLSNTMIGVFTLIAAGLGSFSSIFGIPTMLFLFVALLVLALFLAFRLKEV, from the coding sequence ATGTCCAATAATGACTTAGTTGCTAGAGCCTTTGATTTGATAACTGATGAAGGGGAGGAGCGAGCATGCGAAGCGATCCCTGATTCAGCTTGTCACGAAACACCAGGGAATTATTTTAAAAATGTTTTCAGTGGGGCATTATCTAAATTAGCTGAGCAGCTTGTTAGCCCTGGCACGACTTTACCATGGATTTTTTCTGCTCTCGGAGTTCCAAACCTATTTTCTGGTGCATTGGTGCCTATCAAAGATGCAGGTTCTCTTTTGCCTCAGCTCTTTGTCTCTGCCAAAATTAGAAATTATGCTGTTAGGAAATGGTTTTGGATTGTTCCTGCTTTGATTCAAGCTATAGCATTGGCTGCTATGGCTTTTGTGGTCTTAAACACTGAGCAAACGACAGCTGGTATATTGATATTGAGTTTACTTCTTCTCTTTAGTATTGCGAGTGGTGTGGCTAGTATCAGTTTTAAAGATGTCATTGCGAAAACGATCCCAAAAGGTAAAAGAGGCCAACTTTTGGCTGCCAGATCGACGATTGGTGGTGTGTTGACTTTGATTGCAGGAATTTTTGTTCTGCAAGATTTACAAGGTGAGAATGACAATTCACTTTTATTTTGGTTGGTGATGTCAGGAGCGATTTTGTGGGTGTTATCAGCTCTGATTTTTGCAAGCATCAGAGAGGAATCCGGAAGTACAACAGGCGGGAGATCTCCAATCAACGAGCTGGAGAAAGCTTGGGGGTTTTGGAAGGATGATGTAAACCTGAGGCGTTTTATTTTTACTAGAGGCTTGTTGATGGCTATTCCGTTAGCGCAGCCTTTTTTTGTGATTTTGGGAAAAGAGGAATTGGAGAATGAAGTTAGCAATCTCGGAATAATGGTCATTGCTGCCGGAATTGCAAGTATTGTCAGTAGTCCATTTTGGGGAAGATTTGCAGATCAGTCAAGTCGAAAGTTGATGGTTTGGGTATCTGTTTTGGGAATTGTTAATATTTCATTGATGGCACTTTTTCCAATTTGGCCAGATGCTTTTAAAAATATTTATACTTTTGCAGGTTTATTTCTGATTCAAGTCATGGCACATGGCGGGGCAAGGTTAAGTAGGAAAACTTACTTGGTAGATTTTGCTCCAGAAAAAGAGAGACCACTTTACTTTTCTCTTTCGAATACCATGATCGGAGTTTTTACCTTGATTGCCGCAGGGCTTGGGTCATTTTCTTCTATTTTCGGAATTCCCACGATGCTATTTTTATTTGTTGCCTTGCTTGTTTTAGCCTTGTTTCTCGCATTTAGGCTAAAAGAAGTTTGA
- a CDS encoding alanine racemase, with protein MSYLSQITSPTLLIDEAICRNNLQKMANKAKKHGLKLIPHFKTGQSKAIGKWAKEYGITEITVSSIKMAKYFCQDGWENIHIAFPFNPLEIETLQELTKENKISIQLVNEEVAESLNKSLTSSIEFFIEIDAGYGRTGVEATDFGTIEKILRKAKERDKLIFKGFYIHAGHSYYEKDISKIYEETRLALNMLKTKYSSEYPNLVTRIGDTPGCSTMDDFGDIDEVGPGNFVFYDITQARIGSCQKSDIAVALAAPVVDIKKDKKTILVHAGGVHLAKDVLMESDGSKNFGEIVILNENGWTIPESRSFVKSISQEHGIIQASEELLEKIKVGDLLGILPVHSCMTADCMKSYLSLDGKWVDHAESVH; from the coding sequence ATGTCATATTTAAGCCAAATTACCTCTCCAACACTTTTGATCGATGAAGCCATTTGCAGAAATAATTTGCAAAAGATGGCTAACAAAGCTAAAAAGCATGGACTGAAATTGATCCCTCACTTCAAAACAGGACAATCCAAAGCAATAGGGAAATGGGCGAAGGAATATGGCATAACAGAAATCACTGTTTCCTCTATCAAAATGGCTAAGTACTTTTGTCAGGATGGATGGGAAAATATCCACATTGCATTTCCATTCAATCCTTTGGAAATCGAAACGCTTCAAGAGCTAACTAAAGAAAATAAAATCTCCATTCAGCTGGTGAATGAAGAAGTAGCTGAAAGTCTCAACAAATCTTTAACCTCTTCAATAGAATTTTTTATCGAGATTGATGCTGGATATGGCCGTACGGGTGTAGAAGCTACAGATTTTGGCACTATCGAAAAAATACTAAGAAAAGCTAAAGAACGTGATAAACTGATTTTCAAAGGATTCTATATTCATGCAGGTCATTCGTACTATGAAAAGGATATCTCCAAGATTTACGAGGAAACAAGACTTGCATTGAATATGCTCAAAACTAAGTACAGCAGTGAGTATCCTAATTTGGTAACCCGAATTGGTGATACGCCCGGTTGCTCAACCATGGATGATTTTGGTGATATTGATGAAGTGGGCCCTGGAAATTTTGTTTTTTATGACATAACCCAAGCACGCATCGGAAGTTGTCAAAAAAGTGATATTGCAGTAGCTCTTGCTGCGCCTGTAGTCGATATCAAAAAAGATAAGAAAACTATCCTTGTACATGCAGGAGGTGTGCACTTAGCCAAAGATGTCTTGATGGAATCTGATGGAAGTAAGAACTTTGGTGAAATCGTAATACTCAATGAAAATGGTTGGACTATTCCTGAGTCTAGGTCTTTTGTCAAAAGCATATCACAAGAGCATGGCATTATCCAAGCTTCGGAGGAATTGCTTGAAAAAATAAAGGTAGGAGACCTTTTGGGCATCCTACCTGTACACAGCTGTATGACAGCTGATTGTATGAAATCATATCTCAGTTTGGATGGTAAGTGGGTTGATCATGCTGAAAGTGTTCATTAA
- the menD gene encoding 2-succinyl-5-enolpyruvyl-6-hydroxy-3-cyclohexene-1-carboxylic-acid synthase — protein sequence MILEPINNLVELCAQKGVNHAILSPGSRCAPITLAFVRHPEIHSRTISDERSAAFIALGMAQQYESPVALVCTSGSAAYNYAPAVAEAFFQQIPLLVITADRPPEWIDQWDGQTIRQTDIYGKHVKGSFTFPDEYTHPDKLWHANRITNEAINLAMQYPSGPVHINIPLREPFYPEKNESFVFNSKVKNIEMLQGSASLSDDSKQKIASKLKNFNRILIVPGQQRPNEKLKTVLNNITKAGNAVVITDTICNLQSEETVNFHDHFLGKEHIEEKLQPDLILSFGKSIISKNLKLFLRKSKAEHWHIQESGQSPDTYQSLTQTIYCSAIEFLNFVENQIQSDSEFVSNWKSLDQSIKNSLPTLLSNAEFGEYRAVSTVLKSTPDRSKLHLANSMTVRYVNFLGARAQEVICNRGTSGIDGSNSTAVGCAMTTKESVTLITGDLAFFYDRNAFWHNYDTPNLRIILLNNHAGGIFRLIDGPAKQPELEEFFETTQALNASNLCKEFDFDYNLVHDEEGLDLALEDFYKSSLKPKLIEIKSNSSKNAEILKHIKAEISKKLENF from the coding sequence TTGATCCTCGAACCAATCAATAACCTTGTTGAACTTTGTGCCCAAAAAGGAGTTAATCATGCCATTCTTTCTCCCGGATCAAGATGTGCTCCCATTACTTTAGCTTTTGTTAGGCATCCAGAAATTCACTCTAGAACAATCTCTGACGAGCGCTCAGCAGCTTTTATTGCATTGGGAATGGCTCAACAGTATGAATCTCCAGTTGCATTGGTGTGCACTTCTGGATCTGCTGCTTACAATTATGCTCCAGCAGTCGCAGAAGCTTTTTTCCAACAAATCCCTCTGCTCGTCATCACTGCTGACAGACCCCCCGAGTGGATAGATCAATGGGATGGGCAGACTATTCGACAAACAGATATCTACGGAAAGCATGTAAAAGGCTCTTTCACATTTCCTGATGAATATACTCATCCAGATAAATTATGGCATGCCAACAGAATTACCAATGAAGCGATCAATTTGGCTATGCAATATCCTTCTGGTCCGGTACATATAAATATCCCTTTAAGAGAGCCCTTTTATCCAGAAAAAAACGAAAGTTTTGTATTCAATTCCAAAGTCAAAAATATTGAAATGCTCCAAGGAAGTGCTTCGCTTTCTGATGATTCCAAACAAAAAATAGCATCAAAACTCAAAAATTTTAATAGAATCCTTATTGTTCCCGGTCAACAAAGACCAAACGAAAAATTAAAAACAGTTTTAAATAACATTACCAAAGCTGGAAATGCGGTAGTCATTACAGATACCATTTGCAACTTACAATCGGAAGAAACGGTAAATTTCCATGATCATTTTTTAGGAAAAGAGCACATCGAAGAAAAGCTTCAACCTGATTTGATCCTTTCATTTGGAAAATCTATCATTTCCAAAAATCTTAAATTATTTCTAAGAAAATCAAAAGCTGAACATTGGCATATCCAAGAGTCTGGACAAAGTCCAGATACTTATCAAAGTCTAACCCAAACAATTTACTGTTCAGCAATTGAGTTTTTGAATTTTGTAGAAAATCAGATTCAATCAGATTCAGAATTTGTTTCAAATTGGAAAAGCTTAGATCAATCGATCAAAAACTCACTTCCTACTCTCTTATCCAATGCTGAATTTGGAGAATACAGAGCTGTATCTACAGTCCTTAAGTCTACTCCAGATCGGTCAAAACTTCATTTGGCCAATAGCATGACCGTTCGGTATGTCAATTTTCTAGGAGCAAGAGCACAAGAAGTGATTTGCAATAGAGGTACAAGTGGAATTGATGGAAGCAACAGTACTGCCGTTGGTTGTGCCATGACCACCAAGGAATCGGTCACCTTGATCACCGGTGATTTAGCTTTCTTTTATGATAGAAATGCATTTTGGCACAATTACGATACTCCAAATTTGAGAATTATCTTACTGAACAATCATGCAGGTGGCATCTTTAGACTTATCGACGGACCTGCAAAGCAGCCTGAATTAGAAGAGTTTTTTGAAACCACTCAAGCTCTAAATGCGAGTAACCTATGCAAAGAGTTTGATTTTGACTACAACCTAGTCCATGATGAAGAAGGGTTAGATTTAGCCTTGGAAGATTTTTATAAAAGCTCTTTAAAACCAAAACTTATTGAAATCAAATCAAATAGCAGCAAAAACGCGGAAATCCTAAAACACATCAAAGCTGAGATTAGTAAAAAGCTCGAGAACTTCTAA
- a CDS encoding histidine phosphatase family protein, whose protein sequence is MFETKIENLVKEKNYIVRHGQTDYNLRGVVQGSGIDAPLNSNGLRQGKAFFDAYKEIPFEKVYYTGLQRTKQSVQGFLNLNIPSESIIEFNEISWGKYEGLPMTHDENEYYLQMLKRWSLGDLDYAIAGGESPNMVVFRLKIGLEKILNQPEKLILICMHGRAMRMLLSILMNYELKFMDEFKHQNLGLYELNMDDSGVFRILKYNSGAHLKGLELI, encoded by the coding sequence ATGTTTGAAACAAAAATAGAGAATCTTGTTAAGGAAAAAAATTACATCGTAAGACACGGACAGACAGATTATAATTTGAGAGGAGTAGTTCAAGGAAGCGGGATTGATGCGCCTCTAAATTCGAATGGACTTAGACAAGGAAAAGCTTTTTTTGATGCCTATAAAGAAATTCCTTTTGAAAAGGTTTACTATACAGGCTTACAAAGAACAAAGCAGTCTGTTCAAGGATTTCTCAATTTAAATATTCCTTCGGAGTCTATTATTGAATTCAATGAAATTAGTTGGGGAAAGTATGAAGGCTTACCTATGACGCATGACGAAAATGAATATTATTTACAGATGCTCAAAAGGTGGTCTTTGGGAGATTTAGATTATGCAATAGCAGGTGGAGAAAGTCCAAATATGGTAGTTTTTCGCTTGAAAATTGGGTTAGAGAAAATATTAAATCAACCTGAAAAATTAATACTTATCTGTATGCATGGTAGAGCAATGAGGATGCTATTAAGTATATTGATGAATTATGAATTGAAATTCATGGATGAATTTAAGCATCAGAACCTTGGTCTTTACGAATTAAATATGGATGATTCTGGGGTTTTCAGAATTTTAAAATACAATTCTGGAGCGCACCTTAAGGGTTTGGAGTTGATTTAA
- a CDS encoding hotdog fold thioesterase: MIFPANLTLDTLNNLGKGSMTDFLDIKFTKIGEDYLEATMPVDSRTKQPLGLLHGGANIVLAETLGSVAATCLVDHQKQYCVGLEINANHLKSVKAGYVTGITKPIHIGKKTQVWEIKIYTDQKELSCISRITMAVIDKK; the protein is encoded by the coding sequence ATGATATTTCCAGCAAACCTGACTTTGGATACTCTCAACAACTTGGGAAAAGGATCCATGACTGATTTTTTAGATATAAAATTTACAAAAATTGGAGAAGATTATTTGGAGGCCACAATGCCTGTAGATTCTAGAACCAAACAACCCCTTGGGCTGTTACATGGAGGAGCAAATATAGTACTCGCAGAGACATTGGGGAGTGTGGCAGCTACCTGTCTTGTAGATCATCAAAAGCAGTATTGTGTGGGCTTAGAAATAAATGCCAATCACTTGAAATCTGTTAAGGCCGGATATGTCACTGGAATTACAAAACCGATCCATATTGGTAAAAAAACCCAAGTTTGGGAAATAAAAATCTATACAGATCAAAAAGAACTTAGCTGTATCAGTAGAATTACCATGGCAGTAATTGATAAGAAATAA
- a CDS encoding zinc ribbon domain-containing protein, with the protein MESTVAQRLEALHNLQKIDSRLDSIIKVRGALPEEVQDLEDEIAGYETRVEKFNSDILSLDEEIKKHKENIKESEKLIKKYQEQQMNVRNNREYDAITKELELQDLEIQVSKKKIGEAQTRIETKNRDLDELKEVVKDRKKDLENKQGELQNIVAESEAEEAKLNADREKAMKKIEDRLAKSYSKIRVNAKNGLAVVLVKRGACGGCFNVVPPQRQADIREKKKLIVCEHCGRIFSGVEDEIEEEVAPKKKRSTKS; encoded by the coding sequence ATGGAAAGTACCGTTGCACAGAGACTTGAAGCATTACATAATCTTCAAAAGATAGATTCCCGCCTAGATTCAATCATCAAAGTAAGAGGAGCTCTTCCAGAGGAAGTCCAAGACTTAGAAGATGAAATCGCTGGTTATGAAACTAGAGTAGAAAAATTCAATTCAGATATCCTTAGCCTTGATGAAGAAATCAAAAAGCACAAGGAAAATATAAAAGAATCTGAAAAGCTGATCAAGAAATATCAAGAACAGCAGATGAACGTCAGAAACAACAGAGAATATGACGCCATCACCAAAGAACTAGAACTTCAAGATTTAGAGATCCAAGTTTCAAAAAAGAAAATTGGAGAAGCTCAAACAAGAATCGAAACCAAAAATAGAGATCTTGATGAGCTGAAAGAAGTAGTGAAGGATAGAAAAAAAGACCTTGAAAACAAACAAGGAGAATTGCAAAATATCGTTGCTGAAAGTGAAGCTGAAGAAGCAAAACTTAATGCGGACAGAGAAAAGGCAATGAAAAAAATCGAAGATAGACTTGCCAAATCTTATTCTAAAATCAGAGTGAATGCTAAAAACGGTTTGGCAGTGGTTTTGGTAAAAAGAGGTGCTTGTGGGGGCTGCTTCAATGTAGTTCCACCACAAAGACAAGCAGACATTAGAGAAAAGAAGAAGCTGATTGTTTGTGAACATTGTGGAAGAATCTTCTCGGGTGTTGAAGATGAAATTGAGGAGGAAGTAGCACCAAAGAAAAAAAGAAGTACGAAATCTTAA
- a CDS encoding DUF2490 domain-containing protein codes for MLSKISSSLILVSFLFVAYTSSFGQGLTVPDQKISLPSTTENWNGLYLKLRLSDKWWWYQENHYRRRSSAENRLDFIGRMGQIYNRFGMTYIFTDNFEVTFGPTLVYNFAPERGNPEYVDSVLEPRFWHQWLLTQSVGSVKVLHQFRFEHRFKRPNDIGADFNYTDRWRYKITAYVPLNKPKMENKTLFIAPSNEFFFETGENVWNIFEENRLYTAIGYTYNNFMFFGGHMWTYGPTDLPGTYRDRHIIRLNVMYTIDFRGNRKPLTRDFAF; via the coding sequence ATGTTAAGTAAGATATCAAGTTCTCTGATTCTAGTTTCATTTCTTTTTGTAGCATATACTTCTTCTTTTGGTCAAGGATTGACAGTTCCTGATCAGAAAATATCGCTTCCATCTACCACAGAAAATTGGAATGGATTATATCTCAAATTGAGGCTTTCTGATAAATGGTGGTGGTATCAAGAAAATCATTATCGAAGAAGATCAAGTGCTGAAAACAGACTAGATTTTATTGGAAGGATGGGTCAAATCTACAATAGATTCGGAATGACTTACATCTTTACAGATAATTTTGAAGTCACCTTTGGACCCACTTTAGTATATAATTTTGCTCCGGAAAGAGGCAATCCAGAATACGTTGATTCTGTTTTAGAACCAAGATTTTGGCATCAATGGCTTCTTACACAATCAGTGGGTTCTGTAAAAGTACTCCATCAATTTAGGTTTGAGCACAGGTTTAAAAGACCAAATGATATAGGTGCGGATTTCAATTATACAGATAGGTGGAGATACAAAATCACAGCTTATGTTCCATTGAATAAACCAAAAATGGAAAATAAGACATTATTTATTGCTCCATCAAATGAATTTTTCTTCGAAACTGGAGAGAATGTTTGGAATATATTTGAAGAAAATAGGCTTTATACAGCTATTGGATATACATACAATAATTTCATGTTTTTTGGAGGACATATGTGGACTTATGGCCCAACAGATTTGCCTGGTACGTATAGAGACAGGCATATCATTAGATTGAATGTCATGTATACCATTGATTTCAGAGGTAATAGAAAACCTTTAACTAGAGATTTTGCATTTTAA
- a CDS encoding chorismate-binding protein, which produces MQSAVAIQFDNLIHYLSNLLAKNLEEGHQVAVWRQPKSQFLHILIDSTGETKRVSPILEELTPGFIVHPFEDQEDKKAYFLQASTYFKINLQLSFEDYKNDLNDISEIKSIEESAKRINKSLITDGIEGLRETHFECTRQDFINLVEKGIEEIKAERLNKIVPAKLKKIELHEQFDLVKSIKRLIESYPNAFVNFFHIPKVGSWLGASPEVLIQTKGDQFSTMSLAGTQKVSGENPLKNTAWTQKEIEEQALVSRYIVDCFKKIRLREYDEIGPKTVMAGNLLHLRSDFKVNMKNTNFPKLGSVMLELLHPTSAVCGMPRKEAFDFLRLHEKFDRSLFAGFIGPVNIEDETAIYVNLRTARLMEGFAILYAGAGVTEDSIPEKEWEETEMKCDIIGRHLNLTDSL; this is translated from the coding sequence ATGCAAAGTGCAGTAGCAATACAATTCGATAATTTAATTCATTATTTGAGCAATCTTCTTGCAAAGAATCTAGAAGAGGGCCACCAAGTTGCTGTTTGGAGACAGCCTAAATCCCAATTTCTCCATATTTTGATAGATAGCACTGGAGAAACAAAACGTGTATCCCCAATTTTAGAAGAATTGACTCCAGGATTCATAGTACATCCTTTTGAAGATCAAGAAGATAAAAAAGCTTATTTCCTTCAGGCTAGTACTTATTTTAAAATTAACCTTCAGCTTTCATTTGAAGACTATAAAAATGACTTGAATGATATTTCCGAAATCAAGTCAATAGAAGAAAGTGCTAAAAGAATCAACAAATCTCTCATCACAGATGGAATAGAGGGTCTGAGAGAAACTCACTTTGAATGTACAAGACAGGACTTTATAAATTTAGTAGAAAAGGGCATCGAAGAAATAAAAGCTGAAAGATTGAATAAAATCGTTCCCGCCAAACTCAAAAAGATAGAATTACATGAACAATTTGATTTGGTGAAATCAATTAAACGTCTGATCGAATCTTACCCAAATGCTTTTGTTAATTTTTTCCATATTCCAAAAGTTGGTTCGTGGCTAGGTGCTTCACCTGAAGTATTGATCCAAACTAAAGGAGATCAGTTTTCAACCATGTCTTTGGCAGGAACACAGAAAGTTTCGGGAGAAAATCCTTTAAAAAATACTGCTTGGACCCAAAAGGAAATTGAAGAACAAGCTTTGGTAAGTAGGTATATTGTGGATTGCTTTAAGAAAATCAGATTGAGAGAATATGATGAAATTGGTCCAAAGACTGTTATGGCTGGAAATCTACTCCATTTGAGGTCAGATTTCAAAGTCAATATGAAAAACACAAACTTTCCAAAACTTGGCTCTGTAATGTTGGAGTTACTTCACCCAACATCTGCAGTGTGTGGAATGCCTAGAAAGGAAGCTTTTGACTTTTTGAGACTACATGAGAAATTCGACAGATCGCTATTTGCAGGATTTATCGGACCCGTCAACATTGAAGACGAAACTGCTATTTATGTTAATTTAAGAACAGCCAGATTGATGGAAGGATTTGCAATTTTGTATGCAGGTGCTGGTGTAACAGAAGATTCTATTCCTGAAAAAGAATGGGAAGAAACAGAAATGAAATGTGATATTATTGGCAGACATTTAAACTTAACCGATTCGCTTTGA